From the genome of Acidimicrobiia bacterium:
CGAGCATCGGGGTGCACAGCTCGCTCGTCCAACTCGATCAGAACGCCGACGGGAGCGTGCAGGTACCGACGAGCTTCCACGTCGCGGGCTGGTACCGGCGCAGCGTCACGCCCGGGCAGATCGGTCCGACGATCATCCTCGGCCACGTCGACTCGAAGGCCGGGCCCGGCATCTTCTACCGGCTCGGCGCGCTCCATCCGGGCGATCGCGTCACGGTGAACCGCGCCGACGGATCCGTCGTCACCTTCGAGATCACCGGCGTGCGCGAGTACCTGAAGACCCAGTTCCCGACGCTCGCCGTGTACGCCGACACGCCGGTGCCGACGATCCGGCTCGTCACGTGCGGCGGCACCTTCGACCGCGCGACGGGG
Proteins encoded in this window:
- a CDS encoding class F sortase; this translates as MLSKLRGLRPSRHAAAAIALVLLIGGIVVIGVAVHAQRSAPQPSKRAAGSLVDLPTTTSMPRRATTTPTASAPTTTVPAVHALAPSVPTAITVPSIGVHSSLVQLDQNADGSVQVPTSFHVAGWYRRSVTPGQIGPTIILGHVDSKAGPGIFYRLGALHPGDRVTVNRADGSVVTFEITGVREYLKTQFPTLAVYADTPVPTIRLVTCGGTFDRATGHYLSNIVAYGRVV